Proteins found in one Flavobacteriales bacterium genomic segment:
- a CDS encoding ChaN family lipoprotein — translation MKKILTITLLIAVSFSLQAQKHLETFKIYNKKGKEIHWKKLNKKVKEAEMVFLGELHNNPIAHWVFLELIKKQFSMDSNIQVGAEMFERDNQILIDEYFSGFISKKKFENEARLWPNYKTDYKPTFDFCFENNLSFSATNIPRRYASAVYKNGAEHLEKLSDEAKNWICPLPFPFDGDLAVYQELQKFSGHGGINLAKAQAVKDATMAHFILKDKKSENRYFHLNGNKHSEVFQGIIWYLKKYGFTGEILTIHTETNKNLEWEEAYQGLADFIIVVDEDIL, via the coding sequence ATGAAAAAGATATTAACGATTACCTTACTTATTGCCGTAAGCTTCTCTCTTCAAGCACAAAAACATCTTGAAACCTTTAAAATATACAACAAAAAAGGGAAGGAAATTCACTGGAAAAAACTCAACAAAAAAGTAAAAGAAGCGGAGATGGTTTTCTTGGGTGAATTACACAATAATCCCATTGCCCACTGGGTGTTTCTTGAACTCATAAAAAAACAATTCTCCATGGATTCAAATATTCAAGTGGGAGCAGAAATGTTTGAAAGAGATAATCAAATTTTGATTGATGAATATTTTTCGGGTTTTATTTCTAAAAAGAAATTTGAAAACGAGGCAAGACTGTGGCCAAATTACAAAACCGACTATAAACCTACATTTGATTTTTGTTTTGAAAACAATCTCTCATTTTCTGCAACAAATATCCCCAGAAGATATGCCTCTGCTGTCTATAAAAATGGAGCGGAACACCTAGAAAAACTCTCTGATGAAGCAAAAAATTGGATTTGTCCACTTCCTTTTCCCTTTGATGGAGATTTAGCCGTTTATCAAGAACTTCAAAAATTCTCAGGTCATGGAGGGATTAATCTTGCCAAAGCTCAAGCAGTAAAAGATGCAACCATGGCACATTTTATTCTAAAAGATAAAAAGAGTGAGAATCGTTATTTTCATCTGAATGGGAATAAGCATTCTGAGGTCTTTCAAGGTATAATTTGGTATTTAAAAAAATATGGATTTACTGGAGAAATCCTCACCATTCACACAGAAACCAATAAAAACTTAGAATGGGAAGAAGCCTACCAAGGTTTAGCCGATTTTATCATTGTGGTGGATGAAGATATTCTCTAA
- a CDS encoding DUF2807 domain-containing protein, with protein MITKTTNLAYLIVLGLFTQFNSNAQIFGDGNIISQSISTSTIEHLEIHPSVTSLIINEGSTQNISLSGDSNIVNALLNSTSVDSLSLKFPAGNTYSNYTLNINITTQNIESIRSFGSGEVTINNFTNTTSLDINNLGAANYNVYEYTNASSLHITNNGSGDITMNENFPSLTNYEVYNHGGGNYNGCGLETDSVLVQNFGSGDMNVGSTGYVNAIIFGSGNIYYYGTPSLYQNNFGIGSISLGTSTNCISGNSSGNGGNSSISCINGDGSSATSTTSLSVFEHIKILPSVQSITIQQGTTSEILATGNQNIIDSLEYTITNDTLFIHFTGDSCYDNYDLNLTVTTSDIKNFIMMDSGNATIEVFDNSYSIEVFNYGAGNISVNEFSDAYFFKAHNYGSGDITVNEDFSFVSSYTVNNYGSGNYYGCQLNVASCYANNFGSGNVVVTASGYLNAELTGTGNIEYYETPTTIDQTITGTGILVIGTDPDCVVGNPIPTNITGDGNIISQSISTSIIEHLDIDLEFTNLTVNEGSTQSIVISGDSNIVTSLINSTLVDTFRSNFPTGFMYSNYTLNITITTPSIKSITTHNNGEVLVNDFSSTQLLNINNLGNANYNVYAFVGATDLYINNHADGDINMNANFPALTNYEVYNHGGGSFYGCGLETDSVLVQNFGSGDMYVASTNYVNAAIFGSGDIYYYGSPDLYQNTFGSGSITLGSGTNCTTGGTTFSDCIQGDGTTTSHNFNLGSFDYINLDPAVTSISLVQGTTPGVTVSGDNNIVDSLQVEVINDTLYITFPTDTCFENYALDLNITATGFVQFAMRNEGNSTISGFDGEENIEIINYGSGNITVESFQDVTNFLIENYGSGDISIDGDFPNLDSYEVNNYNSGNIYGCELTVDSCFANNHSEGTIVVSVEKYLKATIQSAGNIEYYGSPIVDETLNGTGSVNMGTEESCIAALDVFEHESNGITFVIYPNPSKDIINLSGQLEQGGFIFNTFGQKVMSISENQNQIDVRGLNFGNYIVKIGHQTAKFIKTE; from the coding sequence CTTTTTACACAATTCAACTCCAACGCTCAAATATTTGGAGATGGAAATATTATTTCTCAAAGTATTTCGACGTCAACTATTGAGCATTTAGAAATACATCCGAGTGTAACCTCATTAATCATAAATGAAGGAAGTACTCAGAATATTTCACTTTCTGGAGATAGTAATATTGTAAATGCATTACTAAATAGTACAAGCGTTGATTCACTCTCTTTAAAGTTTCCAGCGGGAAATACATATTCCAATTATACGCTGAATATCAACATTACTACTCAAAATATTGAGTCCATTCGTTCATTTGGTTCTGGAGAGGTAACCATTAACAATTTTACTAACACAACCTCTTTAGATATTAATAACCTAGGAGCTGCTAACTATAATGTATACGAGTATACAAATGCTTCAAGTTTGCATATAACAAATAATGGTTCAGGAGATATTACGATGAATGAAAATTTTCCGTCCTTGACAAATTATGAAGTGTATAATCATGGTGGAGGAAACTATAACGGATGCGGATTAGAAACAGATTCTGTTTTAGTTCAAAATTTCGGTAGTGGTGATATGAATGTTGGTTCAACAGGATATGTAAATGCGATAATATTCGGATCTGGAAATATTTACTATTACGGAACTCCAAGTTTGTACCAAAATAATTTTGGTATAGGAAGTATTTCTCTAGGTACAAGTACAAATTGTATATCGGGTAATAGTTCAGGAAATGGAGGGAATTCATCAATAAGCTGCATAAATGGTGATGGAAGTTCTGCTACTTCAACAACTTCATTATCGGTTTTTGAGCATATTAAAATATTACCTTCGGTACAAAGTATTACCATTCAACAAGGGACTACTTCAGAAATTTTAGCCACAGGAAATCAAAATATTATTGATAGTTTGGAATATACGATTACCAATGACACTCTATTCATTCACTTCACCGGAGATTCATGTTACGATAATTATGATTTAAATTTAACCGTTACAACTTCCGACATAAAGAATTTTATAATGATGGATTCTGGAAATGCCACCATAGAAGTATTCGATAATTCTTATAGTATTGAAGTCTTTAATTATGGTGCTGGTAATATTTCTGTAAATGAGTTTTCGGATGCCTACTTTTTTAAAGCACATAATTATGGCTCGGGAGATATAACGGTAAATGAGGATTTCTCTTTTGTTTCTTCTTATACTGTTAACAATTACGGATCTGGAAATTATTATGGTTGTCAATTAAACGTAGCATCATGTTATGCTAACAATTTTGGTTCGGGAAATGTTGTAGTGACAGCCTCAGGATATTTGAATGCAGAACTCACAGGAACTGGAAACATTGAGTACTACGAAACACCTACGACTATAGATCAAACCATAACAGGGACGGGGATATTAGTTATTGGAACAGATCCTGATTGTGTAGTTGGTAATCCAATACCAACCAATATTACTGGAGATGGAAATATTATTTCTCAAAGTATTTCGACATCAATAATTGAGCATTTAGATATTGATCTAGAATTTACAAATCTTACCGTAAATGAAGGAAGTACTCAAAGTATTGTAATTTCTGGAGATAGTAATATTGTAACGTCACTTATTAATTCTACTTTGGTGGATACGTTTAGAAGTAATTTTCCAACAGGGTTTATGTATTCGAACTATACTTTAAATATTACAATTACAACACCAAGCATTAAGTCCATTACAACTCACAACAATGGAGAGGTTCTAGTGAATGATTTCTCATCTACCCAACTATTAAATATTAACAATTTAGGAAATGCCAATTATAATGTTTACGCATTTGTTGGTGCTACAGATTTGTATATTAATAACCATGCCGATGGAGATATTAATATGAATGCAAATTTCCCAGCCTTGACAAATTATGAAGTATATAATCATGGTGGAGGAAGTTTTTACGGTTGTGGATTGGAAACAGATTCTGTTTTAGTTCAAAATTTCGGTTCTGGAGATATGTATGTAGCTTCAACCAATTATGTAAATGCGGCAATTTTCGGATCTGGTGATATTTATTATTATGGAAGTCCAGATTTGTATCAAAATACTTTTGGTTCTGGTAGTATAACTTTAGGGTCGGGTACAAATTGTACAACAGGTGGAACTACATTTTCGGATTGTATTCAAGGAGATGGGACAACAACTTCCCACAACTTTAATCTTGGAAGTTTTGATTATATAAATTTGGATCCAGCCGTTACTTCTATTAGTCTAGTGCAGGGTACAACACCTGGAGTTACAGTTTCTGGAGATAATAATATTGTGGATAGTTTACAGGTAGAAGTAATAAACGATACGTTATACATTACTTTCCCTACCGATACATGTTTCGAGAATTATGCTTTGGATTTAAACATAACTGCCACAGGATTTGTTCAATTTGCAATGAGAAATGAAGGAAACAGTACAATATCTGGTTTCGATGGAGAGGAGAATATTGAAATTATTAATTACGGATCAGGAAATATTACAGTAGAATCCTTTCAAGATGTTACAAATTTCTTAATTGAAAATTATGGTTCAGGAGATATTTCAATCGATGGTGATTTTCCAAATTTAGATAGTTATGAAGTTAATAATTATAATTCTGGAAATATTTATGGATGTGAGTTAACTGTAGATAGTTGTTTTGCAAATAATCATTCGGAAGGAACAATTGTTGTGAGTGTTGAAAAGTACTTAAAAGCAACGATTCAGAGTGCAGGAAATATAGAATATTACGGTTCTCCTATTGTTGATGAAACTTTGAATGGAACTGGAAGTGTTAATATGGGTACCGAAGAAAGCTGCATAGCTGCCTTAGATGTTTTTGAACACGAATCGAACGGGATTACTTTTGTTATCTACCCAAACCCTTCTAAAGATATCATTAATCTATCTGGACAATTGGAACAGGGTGGTTTCATTTTCAATACGTTTGGTCAAAAAGTAATGTCGATTTCTGAAAATCAAAATCAAATTGATGTAAGAGGTTTAAATTTTGGTAATTATATTGTGAAAATAGGTCATCAAACCGCTAAGTTTATAAAAACAGAATAG
- a CDS encoding type II toxin-antitoxin system RelE/ParE family toxin encodes MADQDLTDIFENIKRYTKSERSAQNVVRDIITTVKEIKYINQYQVDEFLGEPYRRIIVRDYKVVYKKSLNNGIQILSIIPTRKNPRSTL; translated from the coding sequence ATGGCAGATCAAGACTTAACAGATATATTTGAAAATATTAAAAGATATACCAAATCTGAAAGGTCAGCTCAAAATGTGGTTAGAGATATAATAACTACAGTAAAGGAAATAAAATATATAAATCAGTATCAAGTTGATGAATTTTTAGGAGAACCTTATAGGCGAATTATCGTTAGGGATTATAAAGTAGTTTATAAGAAAAGTCTAAATAATGGTATTCAGATATTGTCAATTATTCCAACAAGGAAAAACCCAAGAAGTACATTATAG
- a CDS encoding transposase, protein MSRNYKYHNPEGLYFVSFAVVYWISVFTRESYVNILIDHLKYVQKEKGLILYAYCIMTNHVHLVFSSELKEPAKLLQSFKSSTAKAIIKAIQENDQESRKEWMLWMLWMFKKAVKTYNKTGNYQFWRNNNKPIELWSNKVLEQKIDYVHNNPVTEGFVEKSHHWKYSSARNYMLDDFSIIHVNLV, encoded by the coding sequence ATGAGTAGAAATTATAAATATCATAATCCAGAAGGATTATATTTTGTGAGTTTTGCGGTAGTGTATTGGATAAGTGTTTTTACACGAGAGTCCTATGTGAATATTCTCATCGATCATCTGAAATATGTACAGAAAGAAAAAGGATTAATATTATATGCCTATTGCATTATGACAAATCATGTTCATTTGGTGTTTTCATCGGAACTGAAAGAACCTGCAAAATTACTACAAAGCTTTAAGAGTAGTACTGCCAAGGCAATTATAAAAGCAATACAAGAAAACGACCAAGAAAGCCGAAAAGAATGGATGTTATGGATGTTATGGATGTTTAAAAAAGCCGTAAAAACATATAACAAAACAGGGAATTATCAATTTTGGAGAAACAACAATAAACCAATTGAACTTTGGAGTAATAAGGTTTTAGAACAGAAAATTGACTATGTTCATAATAATCCAGTTACCGAAGGATTTGTCGAAAAATCACATCATTGGAAATACTCCAGTGCTCGAAATTATATGTTGGATGACTTTTCGATAATTCATGTAAATTTGGTTTGA
- a CDS encoding M91 family zinc metallopeptidase, with protein sequence MHPSDSEQVNTSKTNKSEQMPGRKFNGGDYRYGFNGKENDNEIKGEGNSVDFGARMYDSRLGRWFAKDPLEHKYPSLSTYAFVANMPTVAKDPDGKDIVIIGSKAFQKRVLATLSSLSDKSTTASNQICNAVASDRTLVIVETDGSIENAVKRGTQEYDVLTLNFESAEGCYTDKDGAVEKTPETVLIHEVAHFNSETTGQLLDENGYAYPNGGIGADEVNAVEVENQVRKEMGLDERTHYDGVKVSGKKLVESEKYPGNYSLKNKKKYAPTNTSNEHFDLNSANVENEKRLGKTYYRKGIEISKYTLKSKGASMKQTRIHDGNKNKK encoded by the coding sequence ATGCACCCGAGCGATAGCGAACAGGTGAACACCAGTAAAACAAACAAAAGTGAACAAATGCCAGGGAGAAAATTCAATGGTGGGGATTATAGGTACGGTTTTAACGGAAAAGAGAACGATAACGAAATCAAGGGAGAAGGAAACTCTGTAGATTTTGGTGCTAGGATGTATGATTCTAGACTTGGAAGGTGGTTTGCTAAAGATCCTCTTGAGCATAAATATCCTAGTTTGAGTACTTATGCTTTTGTGGCGAATATGCCTACTGTTGCAAAAGATCCTGATGGTAAGGATATAGTAATAATAGGAAGTAAAGCTTTTCAAAAAAGAGTACTCGCAACTCTTTCAAGTCTCAGTGATAAAAGTACTACAGCATCAAATCAAATTTGCAATGCTGTTGCTTCAGATAGAACATTAGTAATCGTAGAGACAGATGGTTCAATAGAAAACGCTGTTAAAAGAGGGACACAAGAATATGATGTTTTAACATTAAATTTTGAAAGTGCTGAGGGTTGTTATACTGATAAAGACGGTGCGGTTGAAAAAACACCTGAAACTGTTTTAATTCATGAAGTAGCTCATTTTAATAGTGAAACAACCGGTCAATTGTTAGATGAAAATGGATATGCTTACCCTAATGGAGGGATAGGAGCAGATGAAGTTAACGCTGTAGAGGTTGAAAATCAGGTAAGAAAAGAAATGGGATTGGATGAGAGAACTCATTATGATGGAGTAAAGGTGTCTGGTAAAAAATTAGTTGAATCAGAAAAGTATCCCGGGAATTATTCTTTAAAGAATAAAAAGAAATATGCACCTACTAATACTTCAAATGAACATTTCGACCTTAATAGTGCAAATGTAGAAAACGAAAAAAGACTTGGAAAAACTTATTACCGAAAAGGAATAGAAATATCTAAATATACTCTGAAGTCAAAGGGTGCTTCTATGAAACAAACAAGGATTCATGATGGGAATAAAAATAAAAAGTAG
- a CDS encoding phosphoglycerate kinase, with protein sequence MKTIHHFDFQNKKALVRVDFNVPLNADFQITDDTRIQAALPTIKKILSDGGSVVLMSHLGRPKSGPEEKFSLKHIVAHLSKELGTEVQFAKDCVSKDSFELSANLKSGEVLLLENLRFYPQEKAGDKTFSETLAKHGDVYVNDAFGTAHRAHASTAVIADSFKGNKCFGNVMATEIDNLQKVLSDGEKPVTAIMGGAKVSSKISIIEKILPVVDRLIIGGGMSYTFAKAQGGKIGKSLVEDDKLELALELMNKAKENNVELYLPVDSFNGDAFANDCKTCESAIGEVPEDCMGLDIAAKTIEQYQEVLATSKTILWNGPMGVFEMETFSNGTKAIGEAVAKATENGAFSLVGGGDSVAAAKQFGLEKRVSYISTGGGAMLEYLEGRELPGIAAILND encoded by the coding sequence ATGAAAACAATACATCATTTCGATTTTCAAAATAAGAAAGCATTAGTAAGAGTAGATTTCAATGTTCCTTTGAATGCAGATTTCCAAATTACAGACGATACAAGAATTCAAGCAGCATTACCGACAATAAAGAAAATATTGTCAGATGGAGGTTCTGTAGTTTTGATGTCTCATTTGGGAAGACCAAAATCGGGTCCAGAAGAAAAGTTTTCTCTAAAGCACATCGTTGCACATCTTTCAAAAGAATTAGGAACCGAAGTGCAATTTGCTAAGGATTGTGTTTCTAAAGATTCATTTGAACTATCTGCGAATCTAAAAAGTGGAGAGGTGCTCTTGCTGGAAAATCTTAGATTTTATCCTCAAGAAAAAGCAGGAGATAAAACGTTCTCAGAAACACTAGCAAAGCATGGTGATGTTTATGTAAACGATGCATTTGGAACAGCTCATAGAGCTCATGCTTCCACAGCTGTTATTGCCGATTCTTTTAAAGGAAATAAATGCTTTGGAAACGTAATGGCTACAGAGATAGATAATCTTCAAAAGGTACTTTCTGATGGAGAAAAACCTGTTACAGCAATTATGGGTGGAGCTAAAGTATCTAGTAAAATTAGTATTATAGAAAAAATACTCCCAGTAGTAGATCGTTTGATCATAGGTGGGGGTATGAGTTATACTTTTGCAAAAGCACAAGGAGGAAAGATTGGTAAATCTTTAGTAGAAGACGATAAGTTAGAGCTGGCTTTGGAGCTTATGAATAAGGCAAAAGAAAACAATGTAGAGCTTTATTTACCTGTAGATTCATTTAATGGTGATGCTTTCGCAAACGATTGCAAAACGTGTGAAAGTGCCATAGGTGAAGTGCCAGAAGATTGTATGGGGCTAGATATTGCCGCCAAAACAATAGAGCAGTATCAAGAAGTTTTAGCAACATCAAAAACGATTCTTTGGAATGGTCCAATGGGTGTTTTTGAAATGGAAACTTTTTCAAACGGAACCAAAGCAATAGGAGAGGCTGTTGCCAAAGCCACAGAAAACGGTGCCTTTAGCCTTGTGGGCGGAGGAGACTCAGTTGCAGCTGCAAAACAATTTGGGCTTGAAAAACGTGTGAGCTATATTTCTACTGGAGGAGGAGCGATGCTTGAGTATCTTGAAGGTAGAGAATTACCAGGAATAGCAGCTATTTTAAATGACTAA
- a CDS encoding carbohydrate binding family 9 domain-containing protein, which translates to MYRFLILFLCLTFSAFSQTTKQVQAYFSDTKIKIDGVFDENIWQNTTKAKDFVMFRPGDGGPEPKNQKTEVKIAYTEKAIYFACTLYDSEIEKAPKQLLGRDQFGNADFFGVILNPSGDNINDFEFFVQITGNQGDAFVNPTSGEDFSWNAVWESAVTTHKDRWQIEYRIPYSALRFSNEGTQNWKINFHRQIRAKREQYSWSYIDRSKGEIGQYHGEIIGIKNIKPPLRLSLFPFTSAYYSEKNGDRESQLKLGLDLKYGISENFTLDMTIIPDFGQVGFDNTVLNLGPFEQIYNDQRPFFTEGTELFNKGNLLYSRRIGGDNIVSIDTEDLKEAEEFEENPSKSKVLNAFKITGRTKNGIGIGVLNAVTGNTYADIKNKKTGTKRKTLLNPLSLYNMVSIDKQLKNSSSITLLNTLVLREGHFKDAQVGSLWWYLNSNSRKYNLNGHLTRSFVNQAEDKIGWDGDIELVKLADEWKFNLGYDFSSKEYDINDFGYNFQTNIQSIYGSINYRILKPTKNFNSGSISYWYNVEALLKEQENPLDINHKRGIFTALNTGINANFTSKKFHSYGFGFNTTPFGNYDYFDTQLQGAYIRYKPFINTSFWVSPDYRKKLAIDFRGGYNEQLQMPFRNNGFNARIAPRWQPNDRWLIIPSFTYNRIYNDLGWVDKKTNTAGTPEVYFGKRHRTNITSTLNISYNINPKNTFNLNLRHYNSKADYYDNDFFLLQGNGALKKSDFDLEDTDPNINYTVYNFDLRYQWNFAPGSFLTLLYRNNITHSDKIASEDYLRSLNQVKWEELQHIFSINLVYYLDYQSIF; encoded by the coding sequence ATGTATCGTTTTCTTATTTTATTTCTTTGTCTAACTTTTTCTGCTTTTTCACAAACTACAAAACAAGTTCAAGCGTATTTTTCTGATACCAAAATTAAAATTGATGGAGTTTTTGACGAAAATATATGGCAAAATACCACAAAAGCTAAAGATTTTGTGATGTTTCGTCCTGGAGACGGAGGGCCAGAACCCAAAAATCAAAAAACAGAAGTAAAAATTGCTTATACAGAAAAAGCAATTTATTTTGCCTGCACACTTTATGATTCTGAAATAGAAAAAGCACCAAAACAACTCTTAGGAAGAGACCAGTTTGGAAATGCAGATTTCTTTGGAGTTATCTTAAACCCTAGTGGAGATAATATTAACGATTTTGAATTCTTTGTACAGATTACAGGAAACCAAGGAGATGCTTTTGTAAATCCCACATCTGGAGAAGATTTTAGCTGGAACGCCGTTTGGGAATCTGCCGTAACCACACATAAAGATCGATGGCAAATAGAATACAGAATCCCTTATTCTGCCTTGCGTTTCTCCAATGAAGGCACACAAAACTGGAAAATCAATTTTCATAGACAAATAAGAGCCAAAAGAGAACAATATTCTTGGAGCTATATAGACAGAAGCAAAGGTGAAATAGGACAATATCATGGCGAAATAATTGGTATTAAAAATATTAAACCTCCACTCCGACTCAGCCTTTTTCCCTTTACCTCCGCTTACTACTCCGAAAAAAATGGAGATCGAGAATCTCAGCTAAAATTAGGTCTTGATTTGAAGTATGGAATCAGTGAAAATTTCACACTAGATATGACCATTATTCCAGATTTCGGGCAAGTTGGCTTTGATAATACCGTTTTAAATCTTGGTCCATTTGAACAAATATATAATGATCAAAGACCGTTTTTTACTGAAGGAACAGAGCTTTTTAATAAAGGAAATCTTCTTTATTCCAGAAGAATAGGTGGAGACAACATTGTCTCGATAGACACAGAAGACCTTAAAGAAGCGGAAGAATTTGAAGAAAACCCAAGCAAGAGTAAAGTTCTTAATGCTTTTAAAATAACTGGTAGAACAAAAAATGGAATAGGTATAGGTGTTTTAAACGCAGTAACAGGAAATACCTATGCCGATATAAAAAACAAAAAAACTGGCACAAAACGAAAAACGCTCCTTAATCCGCTCTCTCTATACAATATGGTGAGTATTGATAAACAACTTAAAAACAGCTCTTCTATCACCCTACTAAACACTTTGGTTCTTAGAGAAGGGCACTTTAAAGATGCTCAAGTAGGATCCTTGTGGTGGTATCTAAACTCAAATTCGAGAAAATACAACCTCAACGGACATCTTACTAGGAGCTTTGTGAACCAAGCAGAAGATAAAATAGGATGGGATGGAGATATTGAACTGGTAAAATTAGCAGACGAATGGAAATTTAATTTAGGATATGATTTTTCTAGTAAAGAGTATGACATTAATGATTTTGGATACAATTTTCAAACCAATATCCAGTCTATTTATGGATCTATAAATTACCGAATATTAAAACCTACTAAAAATTTTAATAGCGGAAGTATTAGCTATTGGTATAATGTAGAAGCCTTGCTGAAAGAACAAGAAAACCCCTTAGACATCAATCATAAAAGAGGAATTTTTACAGCTTTAAACACGGGGATAAATGCTAATTTTACTTCCAAAAAATTTCATTCTTATGGCTTTGGGTTTAATACCACTCCTTTTGGAAACTATGACTATTTTGACACGCAACTTCAAGGTGCATACATCCGTTATAAACCTTTTATCAATACCAGTTTTTGGGTGAGCCCAGATTACCGAAAAAAATTAGCAATTGATTTTAGAGGTGGTTATAATGAACAACTTCAAATGCCCTTTAGAAACAACGGATTTAATGCAAGAATAGCCCCAAGATGGCAACCAAATGATCGATGGCTCATTATCCCGAGTTTTACATATAACAGAATCTACAATGACCTAGGATGGGTGGATAAAAAAACAAACACAGCCGGCACGCCCGAAGTGTATTTCGGAAAAAGACACCGAACCAATATTACCTCCACCCTCAATATTTCTTATAATATCAACCCAAAAAACACTTTTAATCTCAACCTAAGACACTATAATTCTAAGGCAGATTATTATGACAACGATTTCTTCCTTCTTCAAGGAAATGGAGCACTCAAAAAAAGTGACTTCGACCTAGAAGACACAGACCCAAATATCAACTACACCGTTTATAATTTTGATTTACGATATCAGTGGAATTTTGCTCCAGGTAGTTTTCTCACGCTTTTATACAGAAACAATATTACTCACTCAGATAAGATTGCTTCAGAAGACTATCTCCGCTCGCTAAACCAAGTAAAATGGGAAGAATTACAACATATCTTCTCTATAAACCTAGTTTATTACCTAGATTATCAATCTATTTTCTAA
- a CDS encoding VanZ family protein, whose product MLLFFYTVFLLYRMLFYAYPGTDRFTYQYFQYQLVPFKTLIEFLGPNDHKFITIVYNLLGNIVVFIPIGFLFLCTYPQSRKKMWIIFSVSYVFVVESIQFISKRGVWDIDDIILNTIGILLGIRIAKWMGF is encoded by the coding sequence ATGCTTCTCTTTTTTTATACAGTTTTCTTATTGTACAGAATGCTGTTTTATGCGTATCCTGGTACAGATAGATTTACTTATCAATATTTTCAATACCAGCTTGTTCCTTTTAAAACACTCATAGAGTTTTTAGGTCCTAATGACCATAAATTTATCACAATAGTGTATAATTTATTAGGTAATATTGTCGTTTTTATCCCAATCGGTTTTTTGTTTTTGTGTACTTATCCACAGTCGAGAAAAAAAATGTGGATAATTTTTTCTGTGAGCTATGTTTTTGTTGTAGAAAGCATCCAGTTTATTTCCAAAAGAGGCGTGTGGGATATCGATGATATTATCCTCAATACAATCGGAATTCTGCTAGGAATACGAATTGCAAAATGGATGGGTTTCTAA
- a CDS encoding NAD(P)-binding domain-containing protein: MKVLFIDEVHDYLEKTLVKQGFSCFHDYFSSKEEIQAKAKDYEGLVIRSRIPLDKDFLESNAHLKFIARSGSGMENIDLATAEKIGIKCFNAPYANKNAVAEHVIGMLLSLFNNLNNGDIEIRNGVWQREANRGIEIMGKTIGIIGYGNNGSALAEKLRSFGCRILAYDKYKAGFGNDFVEESNMEEIFENADILSLHIPQNEETISLVDDAYLNSFKKEIFLVNTARGKIVKTESLALAIKKGKVLGACLDVLESEKSSFKNIFHGKTSFGLQELLKSNRVIFSPHVAGWSKESYLRLSQSLARQILLHFS, from the coding sequence ATGAAAGTATTATTTATTGATGAAGTACATGATTATCTTGAAAAAACCCTTGTAAAGCAAGGGTTTTCTTGTTTTCATGATTATTTTTCTTCTAAAGAAGAAATTCAAGCAAAAGCAAAAGATTATGAAGGGCTTGTGATTCGCTCTAGAATTCCACTAGATAAAGATTTCTTGGAATCCAATGCGCATTTAAAATTCATTGCTCGCTCTGGATCGGGTATGGAAAATATAGACCTTGCAACCGCAGAAAAAATCGGGATAAAATGCTTTAACGCACCTTATGCAAACAAAAATGCGGTTGCCGAACATGTAATAGGTATGCTGCTTTCTCTTTTTAATAATCTAAACAATGGAGATATTGAAATAAGAAATGGCGTATGGCAAAGAGAAGCCAACCGTGGTATTGAAATCATGGGAAAAACCATCGGAATTATTGGATATGGAAATAATGGTAGTGCTTTAGCTGAAAAACTTCGTTCTTTTGGATGTCGTATTCTTGCTTATGATAAATATAAAGCAGGTTTTGGAAATGACTTTGTGGAGGAATCAAACATGGAAGAAATTTTTGAAAACGCCGATATCCTAAGTCTGCATATCCCACAAAATGAAGAAACCATTAGCCTTGTTGATGACGCCTACCTGAATTCCTTCAAAAAAGAAATCTTTTTAGTAAACACAGCTAGGGGAAAAATAGTGAAGACAGAATCGCTTGCACTAGCAATTAAAAAAGGGAAAGTTTTAGGTGCTTGTTTAGATGTTTTAGAATCTGAAAAGTCCTCGTTTAAAAACATTTTTCATGGGAAAACTTCGTTTGGACTTCAAGAGCTTCTCAAGAGTAATAGGGTGATTTTCTCCCCGCATGTGGCAGGATGGAGTAAAGAATCCTACCTCAGATTATCCCAATCTTTAGCTAGACAAATTTTATTGCATTTTTCTTAA